AAAAAATTTGCTGAAAGTGGAGGACATATTTATGCGGAATGTGGAGGATTTATGTATTTGATGAGTGATATAGAAGGACATAAAATGTGCGGTGTATTTAATGGAACAAGCAAAATGACTGACAAATTACAAAGATTTGGCTATATAAATATAGAACTAATGAAGGATTGTATTTTAGGGAAAAAGGGGGATGTCTTGACTGGTCATGAATTTCATAAATCTATGATCCAAATAGATAAAGAAGAAGTTTATAGTATAACTAAACCTATGAGTAGCAAAAGGTGGAATTGTGGATATATATACAAAAATGTATTGGCAGGATATCCTCATATAAATTTTTTAGGCAATATGAATGCGTTTTTAAATTTATTAGATATTGTTGAAAAGGAGAAATTAAAATGTATGTAAAAAAACCTATGGAAATAGAAAAAAAGAGCATGGAAATTATTGAGGAGATTATGGGAGATACTTACTTTTCTGAAGAAGAAAAACTAGTCGTTAAAAGAATGATTCATACTACAGGAGATTTTGATTATAGAAAAATAGCAGTATTTCAAAATGATTTTTTAAATACTGCTGTTAAAGGAATAAAAGCTGGTGGAACTATATTTACTGATACCAAAATGGTTGCAGCAGGAATAAATAAAACAGCTCTTTCAAAGACTTCATGCCAATTGAAATATTTTATAGATGATAAAAAAGTAGTAGAGCTTTCAAAAACATTGGGGACTACTAGATCAGCTTGTTCAATAGATATAGCAGTATCAGAGGGAATAGATATGTTTGTTATAGGCAATGCGCCTACTGCTATTTTTAGACTTCTTGAAGTGATAGATGAAGGAAAGGTAAATCCAAAATTTGTTGTGGGAGTTCCAGTTGGTTTTGTAGGAGCGGCTGAATCAAAAGAAAGTTTAAGAAAATATGCTATACCATCTATATCAACAGTTGGAACCAAAGGTGGAAGCAATGTAGCAGCCTCTATTATAAATGCAATATTATATATGGTGGTAGGAAGATGAATGAGGAATTATATGTAATAAAAGAAGGCAAAAAACTTAAATGTGGCTATACAACTGGTAGTTGTGCTGCAGCAGCTGCTAAAGCGTCAGCTAAATTACTTAAAGGTGAAAGAGCTTTTTTTATAGAGATAGACACTCCCGCCCAAATTAAACTTAAACTTGAAGTGAAAAATCAATATATAGATGGGGAGTGGGCTCATTCTACTATCATAAAAGATGGTGGAGATGATCCAGATGTGACAGATGGTATGGAAATATGTGCAAAGGTAAGAAAAAGAAATGATGGACAAGTCTTCATAGATGGAGGAGAGGGAATAGGTAGAATATGCAGAAAAGGACTGTTTGGAGAAGTAGGAGATGCAGCTATAAATCCCGTACCTAGAAGTATGATAGAAAAGGAGATAAAAGAAATCTCAAATTGTGGATATGATGTGGTCATATATGCTCCTATGGGAAAAGAAATTGCCAAGAAAACTTACAATACAAACATAGGAATAGAAGGCGGTATTTCTATAATTGGAACCAAAGGAATAGTATATCCCATGTCAGAAGATGCTCTCATAAAGACTATATATTTAGAAGTTGATACAGTGGGTGAAAACATAGGAAAAGAGAATATAATACTTGTACCAGGAAATTATGGAGAAAAAATTGCAGATGCATTGAATTTACAAGGAGGAAAAGTAAAGATTTCAAACTATATAGGAGATAGTCTACTGTATGTCTATAATAACAAATTTAAGGCTATAACCCTCGTTGGACATATTGGAAAATTTTCAAAACTATCAATAGGAATATTTAATACTCATAGTAGAGTATGTGATGGAAGAATTGAAGCTTTTATATATTACTTAGCACTGAGGTGTGCTCCTATAGATATCATAG
Above is a genomic segment from Sporanaerobacter acetigenes DSM 13106 containing:
- a CDS encoding precorrin-8X methylmutase, yielding MYVKKPMEIEKKSMEIIEEIMGDTYFSEEEKLVVKRMIHTTGDFDYRKIAVFQNDFLNTAVKGIKAGGTIFTDTKMVAAGINKTALSKTSCQLKYFIDDKKVVELSKTLGTTRSACSIDIAVSEGIDMFVIGNAPTAIFRLLEVIDEGKVNPKFVVGVPVGFVGAAESKESLRKYAIPSISTVGTKGGSNVAASIINAILYMVVGR
- the cbiD gene encoding cobalt-precorrin-5B (C(1))-methyltransferase CbiD, with amino-acid sequence MNEELYVIKEGKKLKCGYTTGSCAAAAAKASAKLLKGERAFFIEIDTPAQIKLKLEVKNQYIDGEWAHSTIIKDGGDDPDVTDGMEICAKVRKRNDGQVFIDGGEGIGRICRKGLFGEVGDAAINPVPRSMIEKEIKEISNCGYDVVIYAPMGKEIAKKTYNTNIGIEGGISIIGTKGIVYPMSEDALIKTIYLEVDTVGENIGKENIILVPGNYGEKIADALNLQGGKVKISNYIGDSLLYVYNNKFKAITLVGHIGKFSKLSIGIFNTHSRVCDGRIEAFIYYLALRCAPIDIIEKVKAAMTAEEALNICIDNGYDEIVYDMERGCEEKIKVYLKDEHYPVKVIIYSMERGAFTCSQ